AAGTATATTCGTTTtaatttttcgtctgtctgtctggccAGGTTTTTGTTGACCAGGCATCACTTTATAATACAAAGGTTATAGGATAAGTACTTTTTGTcgcaaaaattaaatcagaagggggtgaaataggggttgatagtttgtatggaaagactTTTCAAGATTGATATTATTCGGTTTATTCTGTTTTGTTAAACagtgtgttattaaaaaaattaattaaacatataaaaaacccgactgcatagagtataaaaaaaactgaaaagaaaaaaaacaagctcagtccagaagtgtagaaaacaattagaaaacagtcggtacctattaaataatgtagaagaacaTCATTCTATCCAGACGTCAGCATCCAACGgctggagccgctggatgctgacggctcgagaccgttgtgcttggaggtctatgcaagaggcctatgtccaacagtggacgtctatcggctgataaggtaagctTCCTGTTGTTTGTTTATGATatgtctatatatatatatatgaaaatttttcataaaatcttAACAAACTTGACAGATAGAAATGTCATACACCACGAACcgaacccgcttgatatcctcggtccacctagtgaggggtcgaccaacactgcgctttccggtgcggggtcgtcattccagcacctagagatcccaacgtccatcggctcttcgaaatatgtggcctgcccattgccacttcagcttcgcgactcgatgagctatgccagtgactttggttcctcattcctgattcgatcacgctgagaaattccaagcatagctcgctccatcgccctctgAGTGACTTTCAGCCTTCTATTAAGGGccagtcagcgaccaagtctcggatccgtaagtcatcactggcaacacgcactgttcgaagactttcgtctccAAGCAATgaagaatttcggacgaaaagatgtcgcggattTGCCTGAACGTTAACTAGCCGAGCTGAAATTCCTAGGTACATAcctatattcgtctacaatttcgagctcagagtcctcaacaataactgagTGGAGCCGTTCATGAACTTTAGTCATGATattcgtcttgctcatgttaATTTTTGGGCCCACGCGTTGataaactctgctgaggtcgttgagcatggtagtaaggtcatccagagtctctgccataatgactacaTCGTCGGCAAACCGTAGTTTAGTGATGTACTCatcattgatgttgatgccaaatccgtttaggtccagaagcttaaagacatcttccaatgcagcggtaaatagTTTTGGGGAGATTacatctccctgccgcactcATCGCTGCAACTTCTCGTACTACTCTTCGgtattctgtataacctgccgcagcgtatggatgtggtctatggtactaaagcctgctcggaaaccggcttgttcgggaagctggaagtcgtcaaacctgcGGGAGAGACGATTCGTCCGACGAGGCTCTCGCGACCGACTAATGACGGTATAACCATTTTCAACTGGCTGGATTTtataaatggcacaggccggtgtcgggcagcagcgacaccggtgcggaaATCTCCAGACTTGCAAATGACCaaccgcatgcccagcgtggtaaTTTTATGGGCAGTAACCTATACATATAGCCAATACACAACAGCCCTAGTTCGCGGTAGCCCCGCTATTcccggctctggcagcggttgtggttacggcggggcaaggggtgtcaaGATCAAAAATCTCCGGGGGAGATTCTGCTGCCAAcgccgacgactagacctggcaaagTTTAATGCACGTACTTTAGGGACGAAGAAAAATCAGGAAGATCAagtattattcttttatttattgcgTTTTGATACCTGAGTTGCGTAGTCTATTTTGTTACGCTACTTTCATAAAgagaagaatttttaattttacagttttttaaaataaattaaaactttgtaaaaattttcattattttgaagTTTGATGTAATTTGCCAAgtcagtgtcatgttttaattagagccgtttctgaaagaaccacaccaattttgtaatttaaacggcttcaattaaacacgacactggcttggccttcaaactgatcagaaggcatctcatacgaaaaaaaaacatacatacagcctaacgtagaacctcctcctttttggaagtcggttaaaaacgaaaTTTCATGGTCGTTTTCATTCTATTATCCTTTGAcaactatatataatatgtatctaaGCTATTATCTATATAGCTAAGTTTTCATCACATTCTACTCTACGGTTTTCATCATGTTTTCACTTTGACTGTAATGGTCGAAGTGTTTTCATCACAGTTTTCATCATTGAGCTGTAATTCTGTATCCATTTCCGACTGACTTTCAGAATAAGATTCATtcaatgtattctgtggttcatAGTTTCAGACCAATTTTATCGCACTCATagttacgaacaaaattgtctgtcattttctaaggaaaacaagcttagatttcgtatatatcttatactaaactagtagtttttgtccgttttttacacaattcaattacacaaaaaggtatttttacggagccctttaactgacgaacacgattacatctatttaacatcgattctatagagacagtttttataatcacattagatcgttgatcatatactttgacagaaaagatacgatagcgaggcaggtcctatacaataattggtctgagttcatAGTTAATACAATATCTATGGTTTGTGGAGTCAGGCGTTACTGCACAGATTCATTTATAGATACTTGTCATACGCAATATCTAATAATCTGTGCTTGTCATCAAAGAATTTAAATACTCAAATGAACTTGTCAATCTTTTGTCAATACTTGGCTTGGCCTAAAgacttcatttgtcgtctgtgcttAGAgacttcatttgacgtttgtggttTAGTTATATTATTCTGTTGGCTTACAATCTACCAAAGActcaaagagtaaattattaaatcagTCTTCAGTCTACTCTAACCTACAAAAAGTCaggtaaattgaaaattttgccGTTTGTGAGGTAAATGCTATCCTAtaaattattgattgattgattgaattgattaatataatttgcttattattaattattttcctaTTACATATTTGTTGTTTGCATATTGTAGTTCAAATGGCAAGTTTTATAATGTCTTAGATTTTCAATTTAATCATCATAAAACATAGGATGGGTCTCGTCAGTCGACATAGATACGTCTACTCGTACTCGTCAAATTCGGCGACTGTTACTATGCCAAAGTTGGCGTAGTCGCTTCAGTCTACTTCCAACCAATGTGAGAGAGCCCTTGAGCCCTTGCCTCCCAACCGCGTTAAGCCCTTGCCTCCCTCCGGCGTTAGACGGTATTTATAAGGCAGAATGCATAACTGACAGTCTAGAACCCCAATGTACTTCAAGCATCTCTTCCCTCGAACCATTGAGAACTTCCTTCTCTTCTCTCTCTCCCCCGGGTGGAGATAAGATTACCCCTATGACTTGCGATGCAATTTGTTCGGTTATCAAATGTGTATACAAAAAGAACACCCCAGGTAATGACTATTACTAGGAAAGTTGATGATTTTTGAAGTATTGTTTTAACTTAGTTTAACCACCAGTCTAGTTCcataaaatgtacacaaaaaCATGTGCACATTAAGAGATGAGTTACTCCACCTCTTAAACTCTGAGACAGGTACAGCTTCTGGCCAGGCCATAGATTGCTATGTGTAATGGGTCGAGCTGCCTTAGCCTATTGTTCCACTGTCTTTCATTGGCCATGCAAGAGCCGCCTGTACCTGgcatttgcattttattttgtctattcAGAATAATGGTGTCTAAACTGGGTGTTCATACTATTTAGTGACAAAAATGCTTGACATCAATTGGATTGGCTTTCATCTTCACACAAGAAATAATATCTATTATCTTGTGATAAGGAATATTGTAAAGAATCATGATTGATAATCAAAAGAGCAAATGTTGATTTTATTGCTTCCCTTTCTCGGCATAACCTGTCATCCGAACCGGCCAGAGAGTCTACAAATAGGCAAACCTGACATTTCACCAGTActtgcaaattaaataaaccaatttcaagtttcaatttaaaatatatgtaagaGAAACTAGCACTGACCAGTATTGTACAGAAGTCCAAAGTAAGGTATTATGGCGCTTGCCTATTTATCCAGTTGTATTCTATCCCTTGCACTGATACAATACTAACTTAACTTCCAGTATATGCAGAGTGTGTATGTACCGAAGCACAGATATCCCCTTTGCATTTCATTCAATGCTAGCAACCACTAACTGTAATATACCTAATTTGAATCCAATAGGTAATTAAAGTATGGACTCAATGCCAAGCAGTGATCTGGACGACAGCAGCGATGAGAGCAGTATGCATGACAACCACAACCCGGGCTTGCCTCCAGAAAAGTGCCCGATATGTCTTGGGCCATTAAGAGCCAAAGCTTTCACAGACACCTGCCGTCACgagttttgttttgtatgtcTATTAACTTGGACTAAGGTAAGTTCTAATTTTAGATAATTGTTTCAAAATTAAGTTTTGTaaatttgagaaaaactaaaactaaactgtTTATTTATACACAATACAGAAATAAcatatttgttttctattttagGTCAAATCAGTGTGTCCTCTGTGCAAACAGAATTTTGGGTCAATTATTCACAGCATCCAATCCAATGATGAGTGTGAAGAGTATTCTGTGGAGACGCGGCATGTAGAGGAACTGTCCGAGTGGATCGATATTCACAGCGTTATTACAACTGCAAGGCTTAGATACAGGTGTGTAGTTTTAAAATCAGACTGAAACTTATTATCTCTAATTAATCtctaatttttgaaaattcttttatcaatagaaagatACAAGAACTATGCTGGTGGTGAGCAAGTTATTCAaagaattcaaaaaataaagacTTAAAATCCATAAAGCCCCAGGTTATGAACTCATAAAATATCTTAACTACCAACCATTTTATTtaccaattaataataataaaaacctttGGGATTAATTTTCTTAGCACAGCTTTATAACGCTGTCATCTATAGAAACTTTCCACCACAATGGAAAATGGTAGAAATAATTCTAGTTCCAAAGACAGatgttaataaacaaaacatctCTCTCAGGTCGAACGTTTTTACGCATTGAATCATGAATCAAATAACAGTTTCATACCTCccattagtttatttttttaaccactCATTTTGAAtatctaaattctaaaaacACTTTGTAGTTGTAATTTTCATATTGTTGTAAAAAGGATTTTACTGTCCCTGTCTTCCTTATTCTTACTTGCACCCAACCCAACTCTATTAGTCTGTGCGCCTGCCATAAATTGttaatgaaaacataccaaaagcgtattcAATTCATAGCAAACATCCAcatcaacttgcaaggaacctaatgataAAGAAACCGGGAACAACTTTTAAAAggccacaagatgtcatgaaatagacaataaattattatattgcacCTAAAACGCcttctaaaataaatacttgatATCAAGCCCAAAGTCTCAAGACATATTGCAGGAATAATGTgagactaaaaaaataaatacaatacagTCTGTACTATCTGGGAACATTGCATATtccaaagattttttcaaattggtttagcagtttcagagcctacacaaagcaaacaaacaatcaaatcatattagtatagattaacatgaCACTGGCTTAGCACCAACTTCAAactgtagaaaatattaaaattttatttttcgctaCTTTGTCAGTAtgtttgtttttgaagtcgTATCGTAtcgtttgttgtatttaaaaattataattttaaattttcagtgcAAAcaataagtgaaaaaaaatgaattcaTATGAAATTCACCCAAACATCCCCCACATCCGTTCTTGTTCATAACACACTACACTAGAAACACCATTATACtcaataattaatatatcactATTTTCAgggtagtaattttttttataaatttatatagagCTAAATTTGaggtaagtcatcatcatcatcatacataaTCTTTTCACAGTTTTT
This genomic interval from Bicyclus anynana chromosome Z, ilBicAnyn1.1, whole genome shotgun sequence contains the following:
- the LOC112048193 gene encoding E3 ubiquitin-protein ligase Topors, encoding MDSMPSSDLDDSSDESSMHDNHNPGLPPEKCPICLGPLRAKAFTDTCRHEFCFVCLLTWTKVKSVCPLCKQNFGSIIHSIQSNDECEEYSVETRHVEELSEWIDIHSVITTARLRYRNMLIRVPSTVSRHSTAGPTRSPSRASVSDYQETTTQPPTDSVAFNSLISLTQCNSSEATVSDELSSQDARAASDPDSESDGPATEPEGTPKCP